The following DNA comes from Quercus robur chromosome 1, dhQueRobu3.1, whole genome shotgun sequence.
TTGTTTGACAAGTCCAATAAATAGAGGCCATAAATCTTGGAGATGGATTCAGGAACCTTCcctgaaaaattatttctagcCAACGTAAGAATCCCAAGTGTAGTGGCATTACCAATGTTGTTTGGAAGTTCTCCATAAAAGTTGTTTCCAGACAAGGAAAGAGCATATAACTTTGGAGAGTTGAAGAGGCGAGGTGGGAGAGAACCTGTGAGATTGTTATCTGACAAAATTATAGTTCCAACCTCCATTTCAGCAAGCCATTGTGGGAACATTCCTTCTAGCTGGTTCTCACTCAAGTCCAGAATTTCAAGTGTCTTTTGTGTAGAAATCCAGCTTGGAATTTCTCCTGTAAGACCACAAGACCTCATAGACAACTCAGATAGCGTAAACTTTGGCACTATCTCTGCATTGTTATTCCAAGTGAGATTATTTCCTCCAAGAAGAAGGCTCTTCAAACCCTTGATATTGAACAGCTTGTATGGAATATCTCCAATGAGCAAGTTGCTTTCCAAATTAAGTATTTCCAATTTCGTCAAATTCTGTATGGTTGACGGGATTGTACCCGTGAGCTTGTTGCAATTCAAGTCCAAATTGGTCATGTTGGCTAGATTGCTAATATCAACAGGAATTTCCATTGACAATGAATTGTGACTCAAATCCATTGTTTTCAATTCCTTTAAATTCAGAATTGAAGATGGAATTTCCCCAAATAATTTGTTCCTGTGAAGAAACAAATGCTGCAACTTTGTCATATTCCCTATCTCCTTAGGGATATTTCCCTGAAATGAATTTAAACTTATATCAAGGTATTGAAGATGCTTCAAGTGAAAAAGCTGAGAAGGAATGGAGCCATTGAAGCCATTATTCCTCAAATCAAGATGAACCAATTCTGTCAGATTGGCAAAGCCGTCACCTGGCAATTCTCCTTGTATTTGATTCCAGGACATGACAAGGTGCGTCAAGCTTCTAATGCGAAAGAGCGGTGTTAAGATGGTGGAAGACAACACTATGGGCTCCTTCGACCAGATGAGGTCCTCCAGATATAGAGCAACCACATTCCTTGAATGAAAGCGAGAACTACAATTGACCATGTCCCAGTGGCAACAATCTAAGCTGGAATTCCATGATTCTAACAAAACAGGAGGGCTTTTTGGTGAAAAAGAAGTAGTAGCATTGATGAGAGAGGCTTTAAATTGAAGAAGGGCTTGTTTTTGATGTTCAGGACAAGAGAGAGAAGGGGTGAACAAGATGAGAAGTCCAAGTAGTAAgctgagttttgccattgtcgagtgtttctttcttcttcgttGGGAGGAGTGGGCGGTTGTAGgagatacatacatacatatatagatatatatattaatagaggTTCAGTTGGCGCACAACTGATTACTGATCACGGCCATGGTCTTGAAGTTTCTTAGAACGAGTTGGGAAAGAATACATTTGAACGCACTTTAACATGTTGAGGGAGAAACGTGATTCACAGAAGCATATGGTCATGCAGCGCCTCCATTGTCGACAATGAAAAGTTGGGGAGGAGAGTGATTAAAAGAGGTTCAGTTCACATGCAGTACCACCAATCATGATGTACACAAAAGTAGTTTTTGAAAAGGGCGGTACTGTTTCTTTCAAACACAgtgttttattaatataaagtgTGAAAGAGTTTCTCCCCCTTTTGGAAAATCTATGGGAAAGGTAAGGCCTCTTCGGCTAGCAGGAGAAATGAATAATGAAACactattctcttttttttttttttaatttgctgACGTCTCTTTTATTGACTAACTTTTCTTCAAAACGTTAAAACCCAGGTCTGAATCTTCTGccgccttcttttttttcctcctcctttcttcttctcccCCTCTCTACGGCTTCAGCAGAAAGGGTATTAAGAGACACGTGTCACAAGTTGAGTGGTGGTACATGATGTGGGACAGGAAATTTGAGACAGAGGATGCGCGTTCATGTACAGGCCTTGTTTTATAGTTGAGAAACAGTAACAACTACCTGTAACTAACTCCAGTAAACTAGGAGATAAATACACAAGTGGACGACTTGTAGTTTAACCTAGAAGATAGATGCAATATTAAATATGACATGTCATATAGCAGCATGAACTCAGATAAGCTTGTATACCACATATCATGCATTATCAAGTTTTTCTCTGTTGATCAGTCCTGATCTGTAGAATATAGGGTCCGTTTgtattgaacttattgttgctgaaactgaaaactgaaaactgaaaacactttagtaaaattatttttaaatatgtgaatagtatcgcgggacctatttttaatattttttaacctGTAAACAGTGCCAAACAGtgtataaatagtaccaaacaGTGTGTAAACAGTACTCTTGTCCCCCTAAAGTAGAAACggtgcaggaaaaaaaaaaaaacaaaaaacgcaAAACGTAGACGCAGGTTTCAGCTGAAACCAAATGGGCACATAATGTCAGCATTCTAAGCTTAAACATGCTCTAAGTTTCTTGCTATGCAGGTCACTCTAAGTTGAGAATTGGAATCGGATAACTATCCTTCTGGTAATCTTTTGATAAACGCATTTATAAGTTACTATTTTGGGTAGAACGGCCCATGTAACGAAAATAAGTGCTGCAAGTGACTGCCTTCTAAGATATAAGAAATTACCCTAGGCTTCGGCTCATCAAAATGAGTCCAATAGGTGTACATCACAAACTGATATGAACTTGTTTTATAAGCACCAAATTGTCCCTAAGCTGTGCtgcacacacacaaaagttGCATGCTTTGTTAGAAAGACCTGGTTTTAGCTTCAGACTAATCTAGAAAACCCCCAAGATCTGAATGAATGGGCTATAAATCAATTCATATCCAGTCCCAGCAACCAAAAATCCAATAGGCAAGCCAACAAAAGTGGAGAAAAATCTACGATaggaaaaatgaatattttattcatgTTCAACCCATTCACAAAATGAGAACTATATATCGACAAAATTAACAAGGCATTCTAATTACCCTGACCACGCAAACGTTTTAATAACCACTTTTTTCTTAACCTCTCATTCAACTTCATGAACATCATCGCCCTCCTCTCATCAAAAGAAAGATATTCACATGCCTCAATAATAAGATCGTCATCAAAGCCAGGTATTGTTTGTACCATTTCAAACAGTTCATCCAAGCACACGGTCTTATTATTTTCCGTCAATGCATCGGCTATTCTACCAATATCTGCAGCCATGGCACTCATCATTTTTAACATAACATCACTTGAACGTCTCCTCTTCAACAGCCGTTTGGAATGAGATGATGAAGAAGGCCTAGCTCTTGTCTGCTGAGATGAACCTTGCATGCCATCACTAGTATCTTCATGTGACATTTCTTCATTAGCAAACATCTGTACCGGGGTTTCAACGTGCTCTTCATCGTTGAAAGAAGAATTGCCTTCAAGTCTAAGTGTGGCACCAGCTTCAAACCAATGTCCATTTGGTGCCTCATTGCCAACTATTATTCGTAAGTCATCATAATTTTCAATAGACCTGGCTCGCAATTGCCTTGCATCCGGATACCTCTGAAATTTGTACACATTAATTAAGTAATGCATGACAAAAAACGAATCTGAAAAGATTAAGAATGTCTTAAAGCAACTGGAGAAAATCATTCTCTAAAGGTGCACTCAGCACTCCATAATCACAATTAGGTTtcagtttttcttttacttaaaaaaaatcagaaaaaagaaaaagggagaaacagaatttttggaatttaaaaACAACAGGCAAAATAGGCTCATCCAACAACACTCAAGTTTGATCATTtacaaagatgagtttacaTCCAAATATTTTTACCGGTGGAGTCCAAGAGACTGAAAAGTGAACTTATCATCATATTTAGAAGTTGCACATTGAACTGCAATGGTGGAACTACATAAATGATTGAAAAAACTGCATCCGAAACACTGAATCTTTGAAGGAACAAAAAATGTACCTTTATGTATTCATTCCAATCAGAGTCAGTAGCAACAACCATCTTATATCTCTCATCCCACTCAAACCCACCATGGGATAGGAGTTCCTTAACAAGTCCATACTGTTTCTTCCATGTCTTCAACCGGTTTCTTATGTTTTCCTTTGTCAAGTCCAACCCAAACTTCTCATTGAGAACTGTAAGAGCAGCCATATAAGCTACaggcttaaaatttttatcaagcTTATTTCCCAACATCACTTGCTGGACTAGCAACTGAGTTAAGCATCGATCCATCTCATCTGTCCAAGATATGTACTTTCCTTTATCTTTTGCATTGTCAACCTCATTATAGTACGTTTCCTCAGCAACTACTGCTTCATTCTCAGCAATTAAATCCAAATTATTCTCAGCTAAATTTACTGAGCTTTCAGGTGGATCATTGCAACCAATAATAACACACAACTCCTCATAGTTGTTGATGACTCGTCCTTGAACAGTCCTAGCATCAGGGTTTATCTGTATAAAAACagttaaaaatcaaaatcatccCCCTGTACACATTATGATGAAAAGATCCACATGCAACTTTGTATATGAAATGCTTCTTTTCAATAAGATTCATTAAAAAAGTGCAATAAAGGGTGCAGCCCTAACTTTCTATATGAAGTATTATTATAACAAATTTGTCAAGCATGTTAGGTACCTTGATATATTCATTCCAAGCTGAGTCGTTTGCAATTACCATCTTCCGTCTCTCATCCCATTCAAAGTCCCTCTGATCCAGGAGTTCTTGCAAAATATCATACTGTTTCTTCCATGTTTTGAGACGGTTCCTAACATGATCCTTTGTCAAGTCAAGATGAAATCGTTCCTTTATAGCCAATACAGCCGCTTCATATGCGGCAGGTTTGAATTTATTATCTAATCTATTTTTATTTCCAAGTATCACTTGCTCAACAAGAACTTTGCCAAGGCAGCGATCCATTTCAAATGTCCACCTCACGTTCTTCCCTAGATCTTTTGCCTTTCCACCGCATCGAACAGGGGAGACATCAATAACATCAACAGGCTCTGCAGCCTCATGAGAATCACCAAAGATAATGAACAACTGATCATAGTTTTGAATAAATCGATTGCGGAAAGTCCTGGCATCAGGGTGAGTCTGTAGAGTACATAGAAGACTTAGCAATATGACATGGTCATAGTTAAGCATTACTACAACAGGAGGAAGGACCCAATTTGAATACCAACATAATACATACTTGACATTCATTTTGAGAAAACAGAGATCATTTTTTATCACTAAATTTACATCTGAAAAAGAGAGTTACCAATTTAGCATAATAGAAATCAACTTCAAACTTGGATTTCAAGAACTAGATGCTTTTATATGTCCTGTCAATTGAGCATGTTTCTGAATTGACTAAATGGTTTTTGTCATTGTCTGATTGGTTTATCTCCTTCCCATTTTGTAATAGGATATCATAGTGGCACAATGGCAATTTTATTCTACAGGCAATCAAATTATATGACCTCCTAGATAAACTCTGATTAAATCAACACATTCTGTAATGGATGTCAACTAGGTTATGACAGATGACTGTTTCAGATATAAGatattaccttttcttttttgttctttgggcTGTTCAGATGATAGGatatttttaatagagtttTGGATTAATGATGCTATTTCTTTTGTTGGTGGTAATTACATACGCACTATTGGGTCTTTGAACCCACGACGTTATCCTACACCTTGCTCTTACAACAGAGATACCATCTGAAACAGTCATCTGTTCAGATTATAGAATATTTTCAGGGACTTTCAGATTGATGATacacttttatttttggtaattatACGCGCACAGGTACGTCTTTAACCCACAAACTTATCTAGCATCTTGCTCTTACACGGGAAGGAGGTATGAGCTAGAGCTCTATGGCATTAATGGTACACAAATTAGAAATTGAGTTGCAAGGAAATAGGCTTATACACTTTATTGGTAGTTAGAATGATTTGTACAATAAATTTGAAGTTAGAATGTGATGggataattcaaatttattttttctcatcgTTGCTTCACATCCTTTATTTCTCTTGATCTTCAAAAAGAAACTAAATGCAAGCCAAattttctgtgtgtgtgtgtgttgctggGGGGGGTTAGAATTTAGTTTAGTACTACAACATTTTCAATTGCTACATTTTGATCCCCAaaagtttggattaaaataaaatggttagGGTTCTGTCCAATGACACATTAACGATTtaattttaatccaaactttaGGGGGTCAAAATGTGGCAAATCGAAAATGGTGTAGTACTATGTGATATGATCAAACCAAAGGGGGTAATTTGTAAATGGAAATTTgaccacaaaataaaaaaataaataaaaaattattaatttggaaGAAACCCtaatgatttcattttattccaaactttagggggtCAAATGTAGTAGTTGAAAGTTTGTGAACTAAATTGTTATAGGACCAACAAggagtaaattgtaattttccatttttttgggattaaaaataaagtatttCCCACTTGAATGAGTTTCTTGACATTGTGTCTAACACACTACCAGAGAATTGCTTTAAGATCTGTGAGGCTCATGGTGAAATTGCCAAGCATTTGGAAATTTCTGCTGAAAGAGCTTTAAGGGGGGTCCTTCAAACTAAAATAACTTTAAGGCAAAAGCTGAAATTTGGAGCTTTTAGAAAAGGTTCTACAATTcactatttttcattatttataaattcataattttataatattattcaCTGTAATTTGCCAAATATTCAAAACGCTAAAGAGCTTTTCAATTAAAACTACATCGCAAAAGCTCTATTTCCTACAGCAAAGTGAGCTCATTGTATGCATGTTTCTCCCTTTCACCATAGTGCTTCATATGTTATCagctttctttttggtttttgcctttAAGAAGAGCAAATAATTTGAAACAGTTCATTTGCTACACACAATTATTTGCtacattataattattatttaaaagataTTACATACGCAAATAAGTGTGACCAAAAAAtgagatttgaaaatttcaatgaaTGAATTCTTAAAAGGTCCCACAAATATCACACCTAAAAGTGTTTGTTCAAAATGAGACATACCTTGACATAGTCATCCCATACTGAATCACTTGCAATGATCATCTTCTGCATTGCATCCCATTTGAAACCACTATGAGAAAGGAGTTCCTTCAAGATCAAATACTGCTTCCTCCAAGTTCTCAGGCGATTTCTAATGTGTTCTTTTGTCAAATCAGGCCCAAATCTTTCATTTAAAGCCAAAACAGCAGCATCGTATGCTTCCCGCTGTagaattttatctattttatgcCCCTTATTCACTTGTTCCACAAGAATCTTACCAAGGCAACGATCCATTTCTTCTGTCCACCTTAAGTTTTTTGTATGCCTGTCATCACTCTGAATCTCAGACACAATGCCTGCATCCACACCCTCCCTACCGACTGTCAAGTCCTCATTAATTTCAGTATCACTATCAGAAATGCTTTCCATTGCTTGATCATTGCCAATAATAATACACAATTCATCATAATTTTCAATGAACTTTGCACGGAACTGCTTGGCATCAGGATGAGCCTGCAGGTAAAATAAGACTATGAAATAATTACAATCAATTAGAATTCAGTATTACCCTGATCAATTGCATAATTATAGCATCATAGTGCATGAATCCACACCTTGCTGTAGTCATTCCAGACAGAATTATCTGCAATAACCATCTTTCGTGTCTCATCCCACTTAAATCCCTTATGAGCAAGGAGTTCCTTTAAGATCCCAAATTGCTTCCTCCATGTTTTTAGCCGATTTCTAATATGTTCTTTTGTCAAATCAAggccaaaattttcatttaaggCTGTAAGTGCTGCTCTGTATGCTGCAGGCTTCAAAGTGCTGTCTATCTTGTTTCCCTTTTTCACTTCCTCAACAAGAATCTCAGTAAGGCAACGGTCCATCTCACTCGTCCATGCCATGTATTTTACCTTGTCCTTAGCATTGTAACTACGAGTCTCATATACTTTATGATACATTCCTTGTTCCTGAAAATTTTCAACCATATAGTAAAAAACATGTTGACATGCTCTGTTAATTGCATCTAAAAGACAAACAATCCTAGGCTGCCAATAAATTCATTCTCATTGATTCTGATTGAACATTGCCTAACATCATATGGCAGGAACACCAACATGTCACACCAGTGGCTGAATGGGCCATTGAAAGGAATTATATgcaatgcattttttttctatttgctaCATTTTCTGGTTTGAAGGGGAATAGTCAAAGGCAAAAGGTGACCTTAAGGCACCAAGGCCTTGCAAAAAGGTGCTAGCTCGATTAAAGCAAGGAGCCAAATTCTAAATATAGTTATATACATATAGAACTTAATCATATGTATCTAATATAATGAAATGTTATAATCAAGTGTTTCTGACATGTTGGCACAACAAAATTAGGTCTATTAATTGATTTCAAAATAGGCTTAAGCCACTTAACACGGTTTAGGCTCTACTAATTAATTGAAACAATAAGTTTTAAAACCAgctttataaattaattaaaggtTTTACAACAACCATCTGTAAATTAACAATCTAACAATATGTTTTactataaacttaaaaataaattaaaattaaaacacacacacaatctaAGCTAGCGCTCTTTCCTTGCTTGCCTAGGCTCTAAAGGCAAGTGCCTCGGTAAAGGCACCTTTACCGAGGCACTTGCCTTGCCTAAGTGCCTAGGAGATCGCTCGGCTCATCTTTGACTTCCATGAGGGGAATAGACCTACCACGGTACAGACCAAAAGTAATCTTTGGCTGGAAGCATTTCTAGTCAGCACAACAAAACTAAAGATATTTCCCAACCTCCTCAACATCCCTGCTCTTTAATTTCTAGTAATTAAAATCTCAGCTAAAAAACAAGATACAACTCTTGCCTTGAATCAACATATATTTCAGTcaacaatataaaaatgaattaaaactaaaaaaaaaaaaaaaaaccatgaagaATATGAGACAAGAAATGATAAATTATGCCCCCATAGGAATTAAAAGTTACCATCTCTAATGTTAACTAGTATTATGCAGGTGCAATGCACGCTTAACGAAGAATTATAtgtaatttaaagaaaatatttcaatgaTATAATTAAGattgaatgataaaatagatagtaagaactaaatattataatagattataaaatactcaaaaaaataaataatgaaactccatttaaatttcttgaaacttttgataattgagttttagactttagttggagtagttttttaatttttctgaaaCCTTGGTAATGAAGTTTCACTTAAAGTAAACtatgctaataatgttaaaagtACTTATAATGAGCCGCATGACACAACTTGTAGTACTTACATTAAGCCACATGGTGCGAGCATGACGTATAAGATACAACTCACTTACAGGTGCACAATTGACCCTCTGAGTTATTAATGAAATCTTTGTTTATTGGGGAGGACATGCCATTTGGTCAAAAAACTATCGGCATGTATTATGAGACTAAACATTACAGCAAAAGGAGACAATAAGCTCAAAATTAAAGAGATGAAATTCAACTACTCAGATTCATGATGTTGAGCCTATTTAGGCTCAGGTAGAGCTAAATCGTTTTGTTCAAGATATATCATTGATACTTACTAAATAGAGCCTCTTTTAACGACCTAGCTATCTCAAAACCCTTAAACATAAAACTCCATTCAAGAATCCTTCAAGAACTTATCGAGAACCCTATACATCAAATTGGCATCAGAACCCTCTATAATTTCAGTCCTACGTCACTATATACAAACAATCATCTACTCAAACACGCTTTAAACCACTAGCTAAGAATTTCCTTTCCTCCTCAAAGTGAACACCTTCCGAGAAGCTCTTTATATTTGTGTAAGAAACCATAGGTAGCCAGGTTCCATATCATCAAcacaacataataaaattacaaatgtaCGAGCCCCCCAAAAAAGAGAAACCTCAATCCAACTCCAAGACTAAAGTGCTCAACAATCTCAATATAATTCCTATGTTCCGGCTTTACTGTTGCTATCGCATACAATGTAATTGCTAGCAGCAACAGATTAGTTAGGGTCagtcacatgtattcttttctgcAACCACACAATATGTACATTGTTCTTTACCTATTAAATTCAAACtatttgaatttataaattCATTAACATACacttaaaaacaaatataaaaaatatatataattaaaaataaaaataaaaagaacttcATTGTCATGCCTAACAAGCAAACATATAcagttcaaatttaaaaatgtagTAAATGAGTGATATAATGAAGAATTATAAGTTCGTGTTTTTAGTAAACTTTTATAATCACCATTTAGGAAAAGCCACAATGATATAACAAACAAACGGTCCAAACTCGAAACCCTATATATTGTTAAGCTCAttgtaaataatttatatatagagagagattCACGCAGAGCCTGAAGGCTTAGCAAACCAGTTTTTAGGGAATGATCGCTTAACAAAccgaaaaaaaataataaaaataacgtAACGAATCTATAGAAGTGGAAATTCGAAAACGGAGATTGGAGAGGAAAATGGAGAATAGTGATTACCTGAGAATGCGATGGAGAAAAAGGACGGAACAGTAGTAAGACTTCTTCTCCGCCTCcgttcttttctttgtttcacaGTTTACCTTCTCATGCCAAAATTCCTATTCCTAAATATCCTATGgctatgtaatttttttttttttttttcatggtttttttttaatttattttttggtgttcttttattattattattattattattatttgagaatgatcttttattacattttttttttttttttttgagaatcatctTTTATTACATTTTGTGCACTTGCGATTCACGTGCGTGTATAATACAAAGTAATAGTTTTACGGCACCGATACGATGCAGACACGTGCCTAGGATTATACACTTGGCACAATATTATCGAGCCTAATAGTGGATTTTGAGTTAGGGAcggcggtggcggtggtggaGCCACACACGGTAACCACAAAGgtgaagggtttttttttttttttttaaattcttctttcattttattttttttttattactaggATAGTGACTAAGAATtgattcaataaattaaaacacatcgcaCAATATTATTGGGTAAGAAGACCTAGGTAACATTGATGTTACTATGTTGATtgaaaaatttctttcccatgTTAGACACATAATCTCACATGATTAAATGGATTAACTCCCATTAGTGTCTTTAGCAATTAGGGCCATTAGGCTATTGTTTACTAAATAACATTGATGTTACTATGTTGACTGAATAATTTCTTTCCCATGTTAGACACTTAATCCCACATGATTAAATGGATTAACTTCCATTAGTGTCTTTAGCGATTAGGGCCATTAGGCTATTGTTTAATTAAGGAATTCATTAGAGTGGATTCATATCCTATCATATAATTATTGCATCAAATAAAGGCACATTCaagaaaactttatttcaatggattccaattatcccccattgtaactatcaaattgtttaaaaaaaaaaacaaaaacaaaaaaaaaaaaacaaaaacacaacaaaacaaaacaaataaagtcTCTTTTCTCTCGAAGAAGAGATATAGAAACATAagaggaaactttttttttttttttttatattcaattatgaaattaaatagcaaatcaaattaaaaatggaAAGTCAATCACACAgtgaaatcaaatcaaatcatatATGGAAAATATCCAAATAgtgaaatcaaatcaaatcaagtaAGATGTGATTATTTatctaaaatagaaattatactTTAACATAATCTAAATGTATGTATATAAAGCTCCATTTTGGAAACTTGAATCTCGGTTCTTGTTTCCCCTACCTCATAAGAACTTATACTTATGAAATAACAATCGCACCATGCCACCTTTGATGTGATGGTCACTTCACACTAAGTTAACAATGAATCTAGGAAATTAATACATCATAGTAGGATAGCAAACAAATCCCCTAAAACCATAAA
Coding sequences within:
- the LOC126723539 gene encoding uncharacterized protein LOC126723539, with the translated sequence MYHKVYETRSYNAKDKVKYMAWTSEMDRCLTEILVEEVKKGNKIDSTLKPAAYRAALTALNENFGLDLTKEHIRNRLKTWRKQFGILKELLAHKGFKWDETRKMVIADNSVWNDYSKAHPDAKQFRAKFIENYDELCIIIGNDQAMESISDSDTEINEDLTVGREGVDAGIVSEIQSDDRHTKNLRWTEEMDRCLGKILVEQVNKGHKIDKILQREAYDAAVLALNERFGPDLTKEHIRNRLRTWRKQYLILKELLSHSGFKWDAMQKMIIASDSVWDDYVKTHPDARTFRNRFIQNYDQLFIIFGDSHEAAEPVDVIDVSPVRCGGKAKDLGKNVRWTFEMDRCLGKVLVEQVILGNKNRLDNKFKPAAYEAAVLAIKERFHLDLTKDHVRNRLKTWKKQYDILQELLDQRDFEWDERRKMVIANDSAWNEYIKINPDARTVQGRVINNYEELCVIIGCNDPPESSVNLAENNLDLIAENEAVVAEETYYNEVDNAKDKGKYISWTDEMDRCLTQLLVQQVMLGNKLDKNFKPVAYMAALTVLNEKFGLDLTKENIRNRLKTWKKQYGLVKELLSHGGFEWDERYKMVVATDSDWNEYIKRYPDARQLRARSIENYDDLRIIVGNEAPNGHWFEAGATLRLEGNSSFNDEEHVETPVQMFANEEMSHEDTSDGMQGSSQQTRARPSSSSHSKRLLKRRRSSDVMLKMMSAMAADIGRIADALTENNKTVCLDELFEMVQTIPGFDDDLIIEACEYLSFDERRAMMFMKLNERLRKKWLLKRLRGQGN
- the LOC126724828 gene encoding receptor-like protein 46, yielding MAKLSLLLGLLILFTPSLSCPEHQKQALLQFKASLINATTSFSPKSPPVLLESWNSSLDCCHWDMVNCSSRFHSRNVVALYLEDLIWSKEPIVLSSTILTPLFRIRSLTHLVMSWNQIQGELPGDGFANLTELVHLDLRNNGFNGSIPSQLFHLKHLQYLDISLNSFQGNIPKEIGNMTKLQHLFLHRNKLFGEIPSSILNLKELKTMDLSHNSLSMEIPVDISNLANMTNLDLNCNKLTGTIPSTIQNLTKLEILNLESNLLIGDIPYKLFNIKGLKSLLLGGNNLTWNNNAEIVPKFTLSELSMRSCGLTGEIPSWISTQKTLEILDLSENQLEGMFPQWLAEMEVGTIILSDNNLTGSLPPRLFNSPKLYALSLSGNNFYGELPNNIGNATTLGILTLARNNFSGKVPESISKIYGLYLLDLSNNKFSGSTLPDFSSNVQLQIIDFSSNEFSGEIPTKFSQETIILALGKNKFSGRLSRNLTNMSKLEHLDIHDNKIKGELPDFFCQISTLHSLILRNNSLEGSIPICISNLTSLQILLSSNHLVGEIPKEFGNLAGMIETPDGVSYFNGFGTNNYTTVPKINDMIVNWKKSKQGLSFHNLKYYSLLDLSMNQLSGKIPTSLGRLKALKLLNVSLNNFYGRIPASVGDLKNLEGLDLSRNNLSGSIPQSLAMLLQLTILDVSNNKLTGKIPIGNQMDTMNNPNFYANNSGLCGMQIQVLCPENSSSTKPPEVERKETWFSWEGIVIGYAVAFFVTVAILYLTDYCVPVKPPNHHSQQRRQRV